A stretch of the Lactuca sativa cultivar Salinas chromosome 9, Lsat_Salinas_v11, whole genome shotgun sequence genome encodes the following:
- the LOC111905492 gene encoding GDSL esterase/lipase At4g10955, translating into MALQRELFHASGPLHLLNSFDWRNTFHRRSLVASLVQGVKILEKDRQRRSIQQDAHAHAPPWWEGFHFQLNHVLVDDKNSYFGAIFELKYANPLFYQSTPTPPKYVIAFRGTITRSITRSDDMKLNIKLIFNKLEKTSRFQKAFEAVWNTVMMVGPTNVWLAGHSLGASMAMLAGRNMMKARCNLETYLFNPPFLSLPIEKMIKNETLEFGVRIAGSLLKAGIAKAINIYRKDPEEDLFAALSEWMPYMFVNPSDPICAEYIGYFEHRVKMEGIGARSIERTATRHTMRSLVSGAVGRDSEPLHLLPTAYMTVNNRPSENFKQAHGIHQWWQQHFQWQSMLYKFN; encoded by the exons ATGGCGTTACAGCGAGAACTCTTTCATGCTTCAGGACCTCTCCACTTGCTAAATTCTTTCGATTG GAGAAACACGTTTCATCGAAGATCCCTTGTTGCAAGCCTTGTTCAAGGAGTTAAAATTCTGGAAAAGGATCGTCAACGTCGAAGCATTCAACAGGATGCTCATGCTCACGCTCCTCCATGGTGGGAAGGATTTCACTTTCAGTTGAATCACGTTCTAGTAGATGATAAGAATTCCTACTTTGGAGCTATTTTCGAGCTCAAATATGCAAATCCATTATTCTATCAATCAACCCCGACCCCTCCGAAATATGTGATAGCCTTTCGAGGCACAATCACCAGATCTATAACGAGATCTGACGATATGAAACTAAACATCAAGttaatttttaataaactcgAAAAAACCTCACGATTTCAAAAAGCTTTTGAAGCCGTTTGGAACACGGTAATGATGGTGGGGCCAACAAACGTCTGGTTAGCCGGACATTCGTTAGGTGCGTCTATGGCGATGCTCGCTGGGAGGAACATGATGAAGGCTCGATGTAATCTCGAAACGTATCTCTTCAATCCACCTTTCCTCTCCCTTCCAATCGAGAAGATGATAAAAAACGAAACGTTGGAATTTGGCGTCCGTATCGCCGGTAGTCTCTTAAAGGCCGGAATTGCAAAGGCGATTAACATTTACCGTAAAGATCCAGAAGAAGATCTGTTTGCTGCGTTGTCTGAATGGATGCCGTATATGTTTGTGAATCCATCAGATCCGATCTGTGCGGAATACATTGGGTATTTTGAACATAGGGTGAAGATGGAGGGAATCGGAGCCAGAAGTATCGAGAGGACCGCGACCAGACATACTATGAGAAGTCTGGTGTCCGGCGCAGTGGGGAGGGATTCGGAACCGTTGCATCTGCTACCGACGGCTTATATGACGGTGAATAATCGTCCATCGGAGAATTTCAAACAAGCTCATGGAATTCATCAATGGTGGCAACAACATTTTCAATGGCAATCGATGCTATACAAATTTAACTAG